A window from Drosophila yakuba strain Tai18E2 chromosome 3L, Prin_Dyak_Tai18E2_2.1, whole genome shotgun sequence encodes these proteins:
- the LOC6533776 gene encoding phosphatidylinositol 4-phosphate 3-kinase C2 domain-containing subunit beta isoform X1 — MSNQAQIDYDKQFQDDLAKATALSLEQHALDDYRRNKKYGSGYQQSSSLASRDYQAAHRSQSVNQPRRHSEVHPVVISPGNAERSRTPPAQGTDNDLICFASPTSKQPESSSPFGKLIEDLQRMQPINPQSALVPMGPAASASIPPQYGYPPHQQRPTAVQPPPYGMVAGGVVGGPAYGDLQLVPYQPAVQQQRPLNSEELQRLYSMPAQMAVAPVPQQNAYLYYPGAVVTPYTAPIVPGSAAFMPPQYPAQGYGFGGAYTHMDLRRPQSQPAPAPAAPTTSHHSQPSNHSTSSAVESNGVAFQARRQVPSSGSVSSISHTGNNGHSSGPRRGNDLIDLNHEDYSRVSVLEAFDPLLNDNTGNDSASDSTSYYAEYDPFDFLYSGDAGTQYSDPMYEAVNRWDKTAATVSPNVGLIGWRQDFLSQPSTSTSQYGDVPPEENLKLSENGSGSISPPPPLPPRNQQSYEANQAPMPVSKPPQSTVLTDSYTSSIPASVVLDRRKTCTRLYELISDQRTDDPELLEFYHMVKEVRSRYPHDDAPTNVGHVVAAEFNYHYMMDTSIKVIVHPALNTLQSHVLAASMAKEQVKGYGMPVTFTCDIDSVVAQVVAQALASLEGQVKGTVTDYAVKPIGLLEWLAPTSKLSQLECVHNSFQLEKDVHLGLCLSTAANMQAIARTERDDEHDADLLPEHLLPNEVVPIVTYDNMMILIETLEMEIDKLESAADGVPGRSVVSCSGVVQAVKAICALLGSIDTMEIARCVADLKRICEVEQKKYSTGASNPEIVSDYGDYAQVVLRPRSMLEQIKVKCNELRDAVQELVELYANVFRVAFSVKTPDYSTTPIPISCVSKPIVVCISCLHRPPLNWKFDDYSLCVQIVYGTRLLSKPNVLTCSNDTSGGLFPRLNFSAWLTFDQHPICTLPREARLTFVLYGKQAASEGEPNAEQNGERRQVTTELGWCSIQLFDFKRVMICGPYLLSLWPPTTDKMLGPAPARGCHPQPDFCPVLSIEVPPYGGRIEFPEHQEAPKPAPHYDFASLDANLQEELLDTAELGYTGATERREVFWEKRLYLQNYPNALPKVLHAAHSWDYANLIDLHALLHSWAPLSPLQSLELLLPRYPDAKVREKAVEWISRMPNDQLVDFLPQLVQSLKHDTYEGSAMARFLLSKCLESPRFAHHMYWLLVHSLPDDPHNSIGAAMVDQEYDESQVTQVRYYRRNKMMLRALMAICGEKMLQRFMYQHRMCQKLTTIAESVKEAKESMRQKSLAAGMDEVHQDLLEKPTCLPLGPELEVTGVSVRNCSYFNSNTLPLKINFVGPDAESLPAIFKCGDDLQQDQLTIQLIRIMNKMWLAERLDLKMVTFNCVPTGYKSGMIELVNEAETLRKIQVECGLTGSFKDRPIAEWLGKQNPSPLEYQSAVRNFTLSCAGYSVATYVLGICDRHNDNIMLKKSGHLFHIDFGKFLGDAQMFGNFKRDRTPFVLTSDMAYVINGGDKPSTDFHYFVDLCCRAFNIVRKNADLLLHTLAHMATAGMPGVNSNAVQYVRRALLPSQSNPEAAATFAKMIQSSLKSWFTQFNFFLHNLAQMRFTPDEGSGELLSFVPRKYTMQQDGRLKIVKVVCFQKHYSMEKFYMYILEVTRHGQPDPTHLFRSYREFTEFHQKLCMHFPLVKLHSLPAGVHVGRSNIKSVAEKRLPLIQRFLKSLFDASEEIAHSELVYTFFHPLLRDQQEAKLEMQKIKEVKRQPSRDNPNEIGQIRLSLQYQRGVLTVMIHHAKGLPMLQGGQEPNTYVKCYLKPDPKKETKRKTKVVRKTCVPSFMETLEYRMPLNIIQERRLQVTVWSHDTLQENELLGGFELDLSKHDLRQELVDWHRLGSVPRN; from the exons ATGTCAAATCAAGCACAGATCGACTACGACAAGCAGTTCCAGGATGACCTGGCCAAGGCGACCGCCCTGAGTCTGGAGCAGCATGCCCTCGATGACTACAGGCGAAACAAGAAGTACGGCTCTGGGTATCAGCAAAGCTCCTCTCTTGCTAGCCGAGATTACCAGGCGGCGCATCGTAGTCAGAGCGTGAATCAACCACGACGCCACTCGGAGGTTCATCCGGTGGTCATCAGTCCGGGAAATGCGGAACGATCTCGCACTCCGCCGGCCCAGGGGACGGATAACGATCTGATCTGCTTCGCAAGTCCTACCAGCAAGCAGCCCGAGAGTAGCAGCCCCTTTGGCAAACTTATCGAGGATCTGCAGCGGATGCAGCCGATCAATCCGCAGTCAGCTCTGGTGCCTATGGGTCCAGCTGCGTCGGCTTCGATTCCCCCTCAATACGGTTATCCACCTCACCAGCAACGTCCAACTGCTGTTCAACCGCCACCGTATGGCATGGTGGCAGGAGGAGTTGTGGGCGGACCTGCTTACGGTGACCTGCAGTTGGTGCCCTACCAACCAGCTGTCCAGCAACAGAGGCCACTGAACAGCGAGGAGCTCCAGCGGCTGTACAGCATGCCCGCTCAAATGGCCGTGGCCCCTGTGCCGCAACAAAACGCCTATTTGTACTATCCCGGAGCTGTGGTTACACCATACACGGCTCCCATAGTCCCCGGATCGGCTGCATTTATGCCGCCGCAGTATCCCGCACAGGGATATGGTTTTGGAGGTGCTTATACGCACATGGATTTGCGGCGACCCCAATCGCaaccagctccagctcctgcagcACCGACAACAAGTCATCACAGCCAACCGTCCAACCATTCCACTTCCTCCGCTGTGGAGTCCAACGGAGTAGCCTTCCAGGCGCGTCGCCAAGTGCCCTCGTCCGGTAGTGTGAGCTCCATTAGCCACACCGGAAACAATGGTCATTCCTCCGGCCCACGCAGGGGTAACGATTTGATAGACCTCAACCACGAGGACTA CTCCCGTGTGAGTGTGCTGGAGGCTTTCGATCCCCTGCTAAACGACAATACTG GCAACGACAGCGCCTCCGACAGCACATCCTACTATGCGGAATACGATCCCTTTGACTTTCTGTACAGCGGAGATGCAGGAACCCAATATTCAGATCCAATGTATGAGGCAGTCAACAGGTGGGACAAAACTGCGGCCACCGTGAGTCCGAATGTCGGTCTGATCGGTTGGCGCCAAGACTTTCTCAGCCAGCCATCTACATCCACATCGCAGTATGGCGATGTGCCGCCAGAAGAGAATCTAAAGCTGTCGGAGAACGGATCTGGCAGTATCTCGCCTCCTCCACCGTTGCCACCCAGGAACCAGCAGAGCTATGAAGCGAATCAGGCACCCATGCCAGTCTCCAAGCCTCCTCAGTCTACTGTTCTGACGGACAGCTACACCTCCAGCATTCCGGCCAGTGTGGTGCTGGACCGCCGGAAAACTTGTACACGCCTGTACGAATTGATCAGCGACCAGCGCACTGATGATCCCGAACTGCTGGAGTTTTACCATATGGTTAAGGAGGTCAGGTCGCGCTATCCGCACGACGATGCGCCCACCAATGTGGGCCACGTTGTGGCCGCCGAGTTTAACTACCACTACATGATGGACACCAGCATTAAGGTGATTGTGCATCCGGCCCTAAACACACTCCAATCGCACGTCCTGGCTGCCTCCATGGCCAAGGAGCAGGTGAAGGGGTATGGAATGCCAGTTACATTCACTTGTGACA TTGACTCGGTTGTGGCACAGGTGGTGGCACAAGCCTTAGCCTCGCTGGAGGGACAGGTCAAGGGTACCGTTACAGATTACGCGGTCAAG CCCATTGGTCTCCTGGAGTGGCTGGCACCCACCTCGAAACTTAGTCAGCTGGAGTGCGTCCACAATAGCTTCCAATTGGAGAAGGACGTACATTTGGGCCTGTGCCTCAGTACGGCGGCAAACATGCAGGCAATTGCGCGAACAGAGCGGGATGATGAGCACGATGCGGACTTGCTACCGGAGCATCTTCTTCCCAACGAGGTGGTGCCAATTGTGACCTACGACAACATGATGATACTCATTGAAACGCTAGAGATGGAGATTGATAAGCTGGAATCGGCGGCAGACGGCGTGCCCGGACGTAGTGTCGTGAGCTGCTCCGGAGTTGTCCAAGCAGTGAAGGCGATATGCGCTCTGCTCGGCTCAATCGACACAATGGAAATTGCACGATGTGTTGCCGATCTGAAGCGCATTTGCGAGGTGGAGCAAAAGAAGTACTCGACGGGTGCTAGTAACCCAGAGATTGTCAGTGACTACGGTGATTACGCTCAAGTTGTACTTCGTCCGCGCTCCATGTTGGAGCAGATCAAGGTCAAGTGCAATGAGCTGCGAGACGCTGTGCAAGAGCTGGTTGAGTTGTACGCGAATGTTTTCCGGGTGGCATTCTCCGTCAAGACACCCGATTACTCAACAA CACCCATACCCATTTCCTGCGTATCCAAGCCAATTGTGGTTTGCATAAGCTGTCTACACAGGCCGCCACTGAATTGGAAGTTCGACGATTACTCACTGTGCGTTCAAATCGTTTATGGTACGCGCCTGCTGTCGAAGCCGAATGTGCTGACCTGCTCCAACGATACAAGTGGAGGACTGTTCCCTCGTCTCAACTTCAGTGCCTGGTTGACTTTCGATCAGCATCCCATCTGCACTCTGCCCAGGGAGGCCCGCCTTACGTTCGTCTTGTATGGCAAACAGGCGGCCAGCGAAGGCGAACCCAATGCCGAACAGAATGGAGAGAGGCGCCAGGTGACCACAGAACTGGGCTGGTGCTCTATCCAGCTGTTTGACTTTAAGCGAGTGATGATCTGCGGCCCCTACTTACTGTCCCTATGGCCCCCAACGACGGATAAAATGCTTGGTCCAGCGCCGGCGCGTGGCTGTCATCCGCAACCCGACTTTTGCCCTGTTCTGAGCATTGAGGTACCTCCGTATGGAGGCCGCATAGAGTTTCCCGAGCACCAGGAGGCGCCAAAACCTGCACCACA CTACGATTTTGCATCTCTGGATGCAAATCTTCAAGAAGAGCTGCTGGACACCGCAGAGCTGGGCTACACAGGAGCCACAGAGCGACGTGAAGTGTTCTGGGAAAAACGACTCTACCTGCAGAACTATCCAAATGCCCTGCCAAAGGTTCTTCATGCCGCCCACAGTTGGGATTACGCCAATTTGATAGATTTGCATGCGCTTCTTCACTCCTGGGCACCACTCTCGCCGTTGCAGTCTCTGGAGTTACTGCTGCCCCGATATCCGGATGCAAAGGTGCGCGAGAAAGCCGTGGAGTGGATCTCTAGGATGCCCAACGACCAGCTCGTGGACTTTCTGCCCCAATTAGTGCAAAGTTTGAAACATGACACATACGAAGGCTCGGCCATGGCTCGATTCTTGCTGTCCAAGTGCCTGGAGTCACCGCGCTTTGCCCATCACATGTATTGGCTGCTTGTGCACAGTCTGCCTGACGATCCTCACAACTCCATTGGAGCAGCTATGGTGGATCAGGAGTATGACGAGTCCCAGGTTACCCAGGTTCGTTACTACCGCCGAAACAAAATGATGCTGCGAGCTCTAATGGCGATTTGCGGCGAGAAGATGCTCCAGCGATTTATGTATCAGCATCGAATGTGTCAG AAACTTACCACTATTGCGGAGTCGGTCAAAGAAGCTAAGGAGTCGATGCGCCAGAAAAGCCTAGCCGCAGGCATGGACGAGGTACATCAAGACTTGCTGGAGAAGCCCACTTGCCTGCCCCTGGGACCAGAACTGGAGGTAACTGGAGTGAGTGTGCGAAACTGTAGCTACTTTAACTCCAACACGCTGCCGCTGAAGATCAACTTCGTGGGACCTGATGCCGAGTCTTTACCGGCAATCTTTAAG TGCGGAGATGACTTGCAGCAGGATCAGTTGACCATACAGCTAATTAGGATTATGAACAAAATGTGGTTAGCCGAACGATTGGACCTAAAAATGGTCACCTTTAACTGTGTACCTACGGGATACAAGAGCGGCATGATTGAGCTGGTTAACGAGGCGGAAACGTTGAGAAAAATACAAGTGGAGTGTGGTCTGACGGGCTCCTTTAAGGATCGCCCCATTGCCGAGTGGTTAGGCAAGCAGAACCCCAGTCCACTCGAGTACCAGAGTGCGGTGCGAAATTTTACGCTATCCTGTGCTGGATACAGTGTGGCCACGTATGTGCTAGGCATCTGTGATCGGCACAATGACAACATCATGTTAAAGAAATCGGGTCATTTGTTTCACATTGATTTTGGCAAGTTTCTTGGCGATGCCCAGATGTTTGGAAACTTCAAAAG AGATCGCACCCCGTTCGTCCTAACTTCCGACATGGCCTATGTCATAAACGGCGGAGACAAGCCCTCCACTGATTTTCACTATTTTGTGGACCTATGTTGTCGAGCCTTCAATATTGTGCGGAAAAATGCGGATCTGCTTCTGCACACCCTGGCCCACATGGCTACAGCCGGCATGCCGGGAGTTAACTCAAATGCTGTGCAGTATGTGCGTCGCGCCCTATTGCCATCACAATCGAATCCCGAGGCGGCGGCTACGTTTGCCAAGATGATCCAATCCTCGTTGAAAAGCTGGTTCACACAATTCAATTTCTTCCTGCACAATCTGGCCCAGATGCGATTCACCCCAGATGAGGGATCAGGAGAGCTGCTATCGTTCGTGCCACGAAAATATAC aaTGCAGCAGGATGGTCGCTTGAAGATCGTAAAGGTTGTGTGTTTCCAGAAGCACTACAGTATGGAAAAGttctatatgtatattctgGAAGTGACGCGACATGGACAGCCCGATCCGACACATTTGTTCCGGTCATATCGTGAATTCACCGAATTCCATCAGAAGTTATGCATGCACTTCCCTCTGGTTAAACTGCATAG TCTACCGGCTGGTGTGCATGTGGGGCGTTCCAACATCAAATCTGTGGCAGAAAAACGACTACCTCTTATACAGCGATTTTTGAAATCGCTGTTCGATGCGTCCGAGGAAATAGCCCATTCCGAGCTCGTTTACACATTCTTTCACCCGTTGCTGCGCGATCAGCAGGAGGCCAAGCTGGAGATGCAGAAGATAAAAG AGGTGAAGCGACAACCGTCGCGGGATAATCCCAACGAGATTGGCCAAATACGACTATCGCTGCAATATCAACGCGGCGTACTTACTGTGATG ATACACCACGCCAAAGGACTGCCCATGCTACAGGGCGGTCAGGAGCCCAACACTTATGTGAAGTGCTACCTGAAACCGGATCCCAAAAAGGAGACCAAACGCAAGACCAAAGTGGTGCGCAAGACCTGTGTGCCCAGTTTCATGGAAACG TTGGAGTACCGAATGCCACTGAATATTATTCAAGAGCGCCGCCTTCAGGTTACGGTTTGGTCGCACGACACGCTGCAGGAGAACGAGCTGCTTGGAGGCTTCGAATTGGATCTGTCGAAGCACGATCTGCGACAGGAGCTCGTCGACTGGCATCGTCTGGGCTCGGTGCCCAGGAACTGA
- the LOC6533777 gene encoding titin, with translation MAQLKNVGQGQQAVVVGPMLASVMLLMGLVFALLGIKFFGFRRRLTFERSQVQNQRQQQNQQQQPPPRYAAFESQVNGTDTAVHGVFRRRNLEEFESPWPSASTTTGNNFISGSVPDLHLYGASPRRPKATDESPVSYREKSEAQRHQRLEVHSEHYEFFTAPPTRKPPSPPVQSEVLAETATVVALSKIPESSPAPPPRTIRPSAIPPAAAPNPSAPAASVEAVPEPPSELGMPNFDHFAEKYELFSVKPTTAVTRPTQLRSKHSGRYVKFEPVDDVPEILTPEDPVPELLTPDDGLGGAMSVTAVVHRGAIPKEEPESREQPQAPNDPFGVPSNADSAFVVEIIAGSPEAEATPSAQPTIQDGLFENLELPQGELDSDFVRIRSSFVMNEADILDLDQLQLPAASSPPGFGKSIDEDWENFANLDAVLDVPEPNWSLHPNSLEQVPTVETTLSEATVGLDNVEQVEGLFNQLELIEQRMDIFEPEPPAPIIKPPPYDPGLPYLPDYESLMRLENAKSGQKLPDYTEVMEQRSKKSNFVNSIEDLYADLDANEAEVNQSNEIHNFEDLCQEMAVVVPAERQAPQPAPRSTKSARSLNVRGSASPLACYQPEELPSSSSSDTDGEEGARSAPEPAKRDPKSLKVRFDVDNLQYYQSAEVVTTSEESEEDEPFNQPTPMQRSILFEPRNTGGVPSLFGSQVSQEDSDDDDGFGRAISQHRSMTATLRTNAVRNHTDA, from the exons ATGGCCCAGCTGAAAAATGTGGGCCAAG GTCAACAGgccgttgttgttggcccAATGCTCGCCTCGGTCATGTTGCTCATGGGGCTGGTATTCGCCCTGCTGGGGATCAAGTTCTTCGGCTTCCGGCGGCGGCTGACTTTCGAGCGATCGCAGGTGCAGAatcagcggcaacagcagaatcagcagcaacaaccgccGCCACGTTACGCAGCTTTCGAATCCCAG GTTAACGGCACCGATACCGCCGTCCATGGAGTCTTCCGACGTCGCAATCTCGAGGAATTCGAAAGCCCATGGCCATCGGCATCAACAACGACAG GAAACAACTTCATCAGTGGCAGTGTACCGGATCTGCATTTATACGGTGCCAGCCCAAGGAGGCCAAAAGCCACGGATGAATCACCAGTTTCCTACCGAGAAAAGTCGGAGGCACAACGACACCAACGACTAGAGGTGCACAGTGAGCACTATGAATTCTTCACCGCTCCACCAACCCGCAAGCCACCTTCTCCGCCAGTACAATCAGAAGTACTTGCTGAAACTGCCACGGTAGTTGCCCTATCTAAGATTCCAGAATCCTCGCCTGCTCCACCTCCTAGGACCATCAGACCATCAGCTATACCTCCAGCCGCTGCACCCAATCCTTCGGCGCCTGCAGCTTCTGTGGAGGCAGTTCCCGAGCCTCCCAGCGAGCTGGGAATGCCCAACTTCGATCACTTTGCTGAAAAATACGAACTGTTTAGTGTGAAACCAACGACTGCGGTCACTAGACCAACACAGCTGCGGAGCAAGCACAGTGGCCGCTATGTGAAGTTCGAGCCAGTGGATGATGTGCCGGAAATTCTCACGCCTGAGGATCCCGTTCCGGAGTTACTGACCCCAGATGACGGTTTGGGAGGAGCTATGTCGGTTACAGCTGTGGTCCACAGGGGAGCAATACCCAAGGAAGAACCGGAATCGAGAGAGCAACCACAAGCACCAAATGATCCATTCGGGGTACCCAGCAATGCAGACTCGGCTTTTGTCGTGGAAATCATAGCAGGAAGTCCCGAGGCGGAAGCGACTCCTAGTGCACAGCCCACCATTCAAGATGGGTTATTCGAAAATCTAGAATTGCCACAAGGTGAGCTAGACAGTGATTTCGTGCGGATACGTTCGTCCTTTGTCATGAACGAAGCCGACATTCTGGATTTGGatcagctgcagctgccggCGGCCAGTAGTCCACCAGGATTCGGCAAGAGCATCGACGAGGACTGGGAGAACTTTGCCAACCTAGACGCCGTGCTGGATGTGCCAGAACCAAATTGGTCGCTGCATCCAAATAGCTTAGAGCAAGTGCCCACTGTGGAGACGACGCTAAGTGAGGCCACCGTTGGACTGGACAATGTGGAACAGGTGGAGGGTCTGTTCAATCAGCTTGAGCTTATAGAGCAGAGAATGGATATCTTCGAGCCTGAACCACCAGCTCCCATTATAAAGCCACCGCCCTACGATCCTGGTCTGCCCTACCTACCAGATTACGAATCCCTGATGCGGCTGGAAAACGCAAAGAGCGGTCAGAAATTGCCCGACTACACCGAGGTAATGGAACAAAGGTCCAAGAAATCCAATTTCGTAAACAGCATTGAGGATCTATACGCGGATCTGGATGCTAATGAGGCAGAAGTTAACCAGAGCaatgaaatccacaattttGAGGACTTGTGCCAGGAAATGGCTGTGGTGGTGCCAGCAGAGCGTCAAGCTCCTCAGCCCGCGCCCAGATCCACCAAATCAGCCAGATCCCTCAATGTTCGTGGTAGTGCCTCTCCCCTTGCGTGCTATCAACCTGAAGAGCTGcccagctccagttccagtgATACCGACGGGGAGGAAGGAGCCCGATCAGCTCCAGAACCTGCCAAACGTGATCCGAAATCGCTCAAAGTCCGCTTCGATGTGGATAATCTGCAGTACTACCAGTCCGCCGAGGTGGTAACGACAAGTGAGGAGTCTGAAGAGGATGAGCCATTTAATCAGCCCACTCCCATGCAGCGTTCCATCCTCTTTGAACCGCGGAATACTGGAGGAGTGCCCAGCCTATTCGGATCACAGGTATCCCAGGAAGACAGTGATGACGATGATGGCTTTGGACGAGCTATCAGCCAACATCGCTCCATGACTGCGACACTTAGGACAAACGCTGTTAGAAACCATACCGACGCCTAG
- the LOC6533776 gene encoding uncharacterized protein LOC6533776 isoform X2, with protein MSNQAQIDYDKQFQDDLAKATALSLEQHALDDYRRNKKYGSGYQQSSSLASRDYQAAHRSQSVNQPRRHSEVHPVVISPGNAERSRTPPAQGTDNDLICFASPTSKQPESSSPFGKLIEDLQRMQPINPQSALVPMGPAASASIPPQYGYPPHQQRPTAVQPPPYGMVAGGVVGGPAYGDLQLVPYQPAVQQQRPLNSEELQRLYSMPAQMAVAPVPQQNAYLYYPGAVVTPYTAPIVPGSAAFMPPQYPAQGYGFGGAYTHMDLRRPQSQPAPAPAAPTTSHHSQPSNHSTSSAVESNGVAFQARRQVPSSGSVSSISHTGNNGHSSGPRRGNDLIDLNHEDYSRVSVLEAFDPLLNDNTVSKK; from the exons ATGTCAAATCAAGCACAGATCGACTACGACAAGCAGTTCCAGGATGACCTGGCCAAGGCGACCGCCCTGAGTCTGGAGCAGCATGCCCTCGATGACTACAGGCGAAACAAGAAGTACGGCTCTGGGTATCAGCAAAGCTCCTCTCTTGCTAGCCGAGATTACCAGGCGGCGCATCGTAGTCAGAGCGTGAATCAACCACGACGCCACTCGGAGGTTCATCCGGTGGTCATCAGTCCGGGAAATGCGGAACGATCTCGCACTCCGCCGGCCCAGGGGACGGATAACGATCTGATCTGCTTCGCAAGTCCTACCAGCAAGCAGCCCGAGAGTAGCAGCCCCTTTGGCAAACTTATCGAGGATCTGCAGCGGATGCAGCCGATCAATCCGCAGTCAGCTCTGGTGCCTATGGGTCCAGCTGCGTCGGCTTCGATTCCCCCTCAATACGGTTATCCACCTCACCAGCAACGTCCAACTGCTGTTCAACCGCCACCGTATGGCATGGTGGCAGGAGGAGTTGTGGGCGGACCTGCTTACGGTGACCTGCAGTTGGTGCCCTACCAACCAGCTGTCCAGCAACAGAGGCCACTGAACAGCGAGGAGCTCCAGCGGCTGTACAGCATGCCCGCTCAAATGGCCGTGGCCCCTGTGCCGCAACAAAACGCCTATTTGTACTATCCCGGAGCTGTGGTTACACCATACACGGCTCCCATAGTCCCCGGATCGGCTGCATTTATGCCGCCGCAGTATCCCGCACAGGGATATGGTTTTGGAGGTGCTTATACGCACATGGATTTGCGGCGACCCCAATCGCaaccagctccagctcctgcagcACCGACAACAAGTCATCACAGCCAACCGTCCAACCATTCCACTTCCTCCGCTGTGGAGTCCAACGGAGTAGCCTTCCAGGCGCGTCGCCAAGTGCCCTCGTCCGGTAGTGTGAGCTCCATTAGCCACACCGGAAACAATGGTCATTCCTCCGGCCCACGCAGGGGTAACGATTTGATAGACCTCAACCACGAGGACTA CTCCCGTGTGAGTGTGCTGGAGGCTTTCGATCCCCTGCTAAACGACAATACTG TGTCGAAAAAGTAA